Within Saccharomyces paradoxus chromosome X, complete sequence, the genomic segment TGGATGGTTTGTCTGTGCAAGAATTGATGGACTCCAAGATCAGAGGTGGGTTGACTTAtaacgattttttgatcttaCCAGGTTTAGTCGATTTTGCGTCCTCTGAGGTTAGCCTACAGACTAAGCTGACCAGGAATATCACTTTAAACATTCCATTGGTTTCCTCTCCAATGGACACTGTGACAGAATCGGAAATGGCCATCTTTATGGCTCTGTCGGGTGGTATCGGTTTCATTCACCATAACTGTACGCCCGAGGACCAAGCTGACATGGTCAGAAGGGTCAAGAACTATGAAAATGGGTTTATTAACAACCCTATTGTGATTTCTCCAACAACCACCGTTGGTGAAGCTAAGAgcatgaagaaaaagtatggATTTGCAGGCTTCCCTGTCACGGAAGATGGCAAGAGAAATGCAAAGTTGGCGGGAGTCATCACTTCTCGTGATATACAGTTCGTTGAGGACGACTCCTTACTCGTTCAGGATGTCATGACCAAGAACGCTGTTACCGGTGCACAAGGTATCACGTTATCAGAAGGTAACGAGattctaaagaaaatcaaaaagggtaGGCTATTGattgttgatgaaaaggGTAACTTAGTTTCTATGCTTTCCAGAACtgatttaatgaagaatcaaaacTACCCATTAGCGTCCAAATCTGCCAACACCAAGCAATTGCTATGTGGTGCTTCCATTGGTACTATGGACGCTGATAAAGAGAGACTAAGATTATTGGTCAAAGCCGGCTTGGATGTCGTCATATTGGATTCATCCCAAGGCAACtctattttccaattgaacATGCTCAAGTGGGTCAAAGAGAGTTTCGCAGGTCTGGAAGTCATCGCTGGTAACGTTGTGACCAGGGAACAAGCTGCCAATTTGATTGCTGCCGGTGCGGATGGTTTGAGAATCGGTATGGGAACTGGCTCTATTTGTATCACTCAAGAAGTTATGGCTTGTGGTAGGCCACAAGGTACAGCGGTCTACAACGTGTGTGAATTTGCTAACCAGTTCGGTGTTCCATGTATGGCTGATGGTGGTGTTCAAAACATCGGTCACATTACCAAGGCGTTGGCTCTTGGATCTTCTACTGTTATGATGGGTGGTATGTTGGCTGGTACTACGGAATCACCAGGTGAATATTTCTATCAAGATGGTAAAAGATTGAAGGCGTACCGTGGTATGGGTTCCATTGACGCCATGCAAAAGACTGGTACTAAAGGGAATGCATCTACGTCTCGTTacttttcagaatttgaCAGCGTTTTGGTTGCACAGGGTGTCTCCGGCGCTGTCGTTGACAAAGGATCcattaagaaatttattccgTACTTGTACAATGGATTACAACATTCTTGCCAAGACATTGGCTGTAGGTCGTTAA encodes:
- a CDS encoding IMP dehydrogenase, translating into MAAIKDYKTALEFAKSLPRLDGLSVQELMDSKIRGGLTYNDFLILPGLVDFASSEVSLQTKLTRNITLNIPLVSSPMDTVTESEMAIFMALSGGIGFIHHNCTPEDQADMVRRVKNYENGFINNPIVISPTTTVGEAKSMKKKYGFAGFPVTEDGKRNAKLAGVITSRDIQFVEDDSLLVQDVMTKNAVTGAQGITLSEGNEILKKIKKGRLLIVDEKGNLVSMLSRTDLMKNQNYPLASKSANTKQLLCGASIGTMDADKERLRLLVKAGLDVVILDSSQGNSIFQLNMLKWVKESFAGLEVIAGNVVTREQAANLIAAGADGLRIGMGTGSICITQEVMACGRPQGTAVYNVCEFANQFGVPCMADGGVQNIGHITKALALGSSTVMMGGMLAGTTESPGEYFYQDGKRLKAYRGMGSIDAMQKTGTKGNASTSRYFSEFDSVLVAQGVSGAVVDKGSIKKFIPYLYNGLQHSCQDIGCRSLTVLKKNVQSGKVRFEFRTASAQLEGGVNNLHSYEKRLHN